The DNA segment ccaccaccgccaccactaGAATTAGATGATTGTTGTTGAGCGGCAGCAACtgactgttgttgctgctgctgctgttgctgtaaaGACAATCCTGCGCTACTACTGTTTGGTGGAGGAATGCATAGATTAGGATTTTGGCAACCGGGTTGCTGCGAGAGATTGGGACTTGATACGCTTACTTTAACGCTGTTGCTGGTCGGGCTTTTCATTGCGCGCTCGCTAAGCTCGTGTATCTTGTGTGAGTTGTAGTACTGACTGGCATGATGCTGCAGCAGATCAAGCGCTTTCGTACTCTGATTCCGCGACAGATCCTCGGGCGGGTGATTGAAGCGCGGTATTTGCAAATGATAGGGTGGCGCACTATACGGCGCAGTGGAAACCAACATCTGTCGGTACATTTGATGGTTTGGATCGAACCCGAACGGAGAGGCGCTCATATACAGCGACGGTGAATAGTACTGGGAggttggcggtggcggtgggcCTTGCGTTTCCATCGTCGGTTTCTGACcctcctgttgctgctgctgctgtttgattttcattgcGCTTTCTTTGTCCTCCTGCTTGATGCTTCCACTGCCACTGTCGGAGCCTTTCCCCATTCCTTTACTGCTTCCTCCACCGGATGAGGACGACGAACCGGTCTGTCCCGAGGAGGATTTGGAACCTTTTCCCGAACCCGGCAACGATTGTCCATGCAATCCTGATTGCTGCTGCGATTGCCCGTGCGATGATGGTGAATGCGGCTCATCCTTTGGATTAAGACCGGGCGGAAGCCCCGGTGGCCCTCCCGGATGACCTGATGGTGGGGGATTGCCACCTACCCGTCGTTGATCAGTGTAGCTGAACATTCTATAATATTGATACATTGGGAAAGGTTGAACAAAAAATTAGTTtgagtttttgtgtttggtttcgTTCAACTTTTACGTACCTTCGAAGATCCTCCTCTCGAGACGCTGGGATATGGGACGGTGGAGGACCTCCGGGTGGTGGGCCTACACCGAGCCCATGTCGGAACATGCTACCATACGGACCCAGCGATTGCGGTGGCAGGGATGGCGGTTGTTGATTTGGACCAGCTTGTTGAGGATCTTTAGGATGAATACCGGGGCCGTGTAGCGATCCGCCGCCACTTCCACTTAGGCCTGGTTCAGTCTTTATATCTTTCGTAGATTCCGATTTTATGAGTTTTGAGGCCATGAGCTGCAAACGATATGAATGCATTTGGTATAAGAAAGGATCCTGATTTTGTCAAACATTACTTCAGTTGAGCTAATTATTTGCACTCACCGGTGATGCACCCAGTTTGCTGTACTCGCTAGGACTTTGGCTCTCTTTTAACCGTTCCTCCTTGACCGTAATAACCGGACTATGCTTTGATTCGTCCGATATTACCGATAGCTGACCGTAGCCAGCATCGAGCCCGGGATAATTATACCCGGGGGGTACATAGCTGAAAGGATGAACCATTAGATCAGAAACCATGTCGGTGGGCAAAGGTGATGTGAACCCTGTACAACATAATAATACACTCACCCATAAGGATAGTAATGTGACAGTACTTTGCCACCCGGTGGCGGAGGAGGACCAGCGCTCAATATCGAACCGTCCTTCACATCAGCTGCCCCTGCAAGTGACGGTAATCCAGCAGTCGCGGACGGGTTCAGCATAAGCCCTCCGGGAGTGCGAACACCCTCCGGCCCTGTAGGTGGACCGGCTGATGCTAGCGATGGCGGAGGGGGTAATCCAGAGGATGGAGGTTGCGGCTGATGCAATGGATGCTGTGGTGGTCCtgtgttgtttggtttgttcaTAAGATCCAACGGCGGctctttatttttgctgtactCGAGCGGCCCTCCGGCAGCAGAGACTGCTGAGGGTGCAATGCTAGTTGCGACACCGTGAGGTAAGGGAACCGGACCGATTGGAGGTGGCGGAGGAGGTTTGTTTGAGCCAAGGTCTGCAGCCGTAGGGAAGTACGGACCAccgggcggtggcggtggaggtGGTTGCTGATGGGGCAGTCCTGCGTAGTATGGATAAAGACCATAGCTGGAGAGTGGCCCCAAAGGACCGCTGGTGCTAGGATTACTGTTGCTGGCGTTGTTTACGGATTCAGCTGGAGTgtcgtttgcttttcttgtgttttctGCCATATGAGATCCTTTTGATTTTTCTAGAAAGATTGCAAAAGCAAGAATATAAACGAACCATACAGAATTGTCGACATCATCGATTATAAGGATAAAAACTGGGGTTTCCCATGTCGCTTTCCAATGTAAAcatcattacagggtttacccGGGTCGTTGACTTGGAAAATCACGTAACGGTATTCCCCGAtcgatatacgctattaatgcgaaccggaggcaatagcgtatctcgaatattagcgTTAGTACAATTTTGaagttttcagtcaaattatagctaattttcgtataatttagCTTGAAGTGGTTGGTTTTAGCCACTACATTAATTACTTGATCTAATTTTAACTGAAGATTACATTTTTAtatcttttaaaatggttttttaaaattcgatcaaaagggaatttattttgcatttgacattcgatgtgtcaaattagtacaatttgctcaaataactgtcaaatttagaaaatagcgtatagcgaaatcgcctacatcgagtatggcgtatatcaTAGAATTAGCCGCGTGCAACATGTTTTTCGACAGCTGTCACATATAACATCTGcatcacaaaacattttcagcTTTTCGGAATGGTTTccaacacatcacaaaaaaaatactgttAAACGCAGTTAAGCTTCTGGCGTGTTGAAAATCTTGTGGAAGAACTGAAAAATGATAGTCATGCAAATATAACATTCGACAGCTGTTTTTCAACGCGTGCGacgtgtttttcaacagctgtcacaaTACAGTTTCATATCTTTGgattgattttcaacacaacacacaaaaaaaccttcaaacgCTGTTTAGATTTCGGCCTGTTGAGAATCAtggggaagaaaaattattctaatccaaatacaacatttgtaCTAGCTATTGGAATACATATCGAGCGCGGtgattacagggttttccaagtcacttctTAAATTGCACAACATTTCAGGATTTTCAAAGTCACTTCTTAAATTGCACAACATTTCAGGGTtttcaaagtcactttcaaatgtgtacataattattcatcgcctcaaagatgtttttcaacaactgtcaaatggtgtattagCTTCATAATAGAATTTAAGTTTTTatacatgattttcaaaacatcacaaagaactttCAAACGTACTTTAGCTTGAAACGTGTTGAAGAACTGAATGTGCAAAAACTGAAAAATCATTAtgatgcaaatacaacatttgaaaaaCGTCTTTCGGGCGATGAATACATGCTTTTCCAAATCAATCTCCTATGTGCACAGCATTATTTATCGCTTGCAAGATGTTGTTCATCAGCTGTCACGCGTtatattttcatcacaataaaatttcaattcttccacatgattttcaacacatcacaaagaactgtcaaacacaGTCCAGCTTGCGATGTGTTAACATCATGCGAAAGAACTGAAAAATGTTAGTCAtacaaatacaacatttgacgtCTGTTGAAAACCATCTTGCAAGCGATGAATAATGTTGTGCacattggaaattgactcGGAAAAACCCTGCAATGCTGTTCAGAGTGGAAAGTGCCTCGGTAAAATCAGAAACTGAGATTCTATTTCGTCAACTTGTATTTCTATTGCTTTTTCAGCATTTTTGTATGCTGTTAAAGTAGAAAAGTGACTCGTTTGGGTAAAACCTGAACAGCAAACGTTTCGAGTACAATAGCAATTGTGCTTCGTTTAAATGGCCTTTGCGAATTCAATGCTCTAAACACTGCACCAAACTTACCTCCTGCTCCCATGGGCAAATCCGTAGCATCAGTAACGGGAGTGGAATCATCGCTAATATCACTGTAAGCGGGACTCTGAACGTCCTCTGTGCGATTGCCCGCGGATGCAGCCATTGGGTCAAATTCGGCGTTGGTAGAAGGACCGGGCGATTTGCgacttttcttttgctttgcgaAACCATGAGGAGTTTTATGTGCTGCAAATGATAAGTAAATATTCGTATTTTATAATTCATATCATCGTTTCATTTACAAAAGAAGCAATCTTACCATCCACTGGTGTAGAAGGAGTTGTTGGAGCAGTCGACAGCATTCCCATACCAACGGCCGGCGATCTTGGTATTGCAACTGAACCTGCCGCGCTGCTAGCATTCATTACTCCAGTTGTTGTTAGGTTTGATTCCTCATCTAAAGCGGAAAGCAATAAACAGAGAGAGACATGCACAAGTTAATTATGGGATTCTTGTCTGATGTCATACTTATTCTTACCATTGAGTGTAGCCGAACCTCCGTCAGTCGGTGCCTCTGGACCACCACTGGCGCCATGTCTGTCAGGGTCTTGCGGTTCATTTGTGCCTACAGTGCCCGCCGTTACGCCAGACGTTGACATTTGATCAGCGGATGAGGACTGATGCAGTAGCATACCCGTTGTGTCCTGAGAattaacaccaccaccaccactgtttCCATTGTTGATTGTGTTGGAATTGTTGGGGCCAAGGGATTGTTTAGATGCTAAATTTTGTTGTGACAATTGACTAGACATCGTTGAAATGCAGGAAGCCGAACCAGACACTGATTGTGATGGTGATGGGGTAGATGAGGATGTTGCTATGGCAGAGCTGGAGCCTGATCCACCGGTCGTGGTAGACAGGGCCAGGACGAGTTCACTGTTGTTGCCCGTCGCAGACGAACCTCCGGCGGCTGCAGTGGGGAGAGCTGTGCTGGCACCGACGGCCACGGACAGAGGTGACGGGGCGGTATTGTTGGTTGTCGGCGAAGGTGCTATTCGTTGCGGTGATTCTGGTGCTTGCAATGAATCCTCATCCATGGAAGAGGCACTGCCTGCGTGTGCATGGCTCTGATGGTACTTCAACCCGTTCGCGTGCTTGTACTTTTTGCTACAGTCTTGCTCAGGACACTCTAGCAGTACCGGTGAAATTGCACAGGCTGCGGTGctgctttttgcttttttacacGCCGATCCGCCGGCAGTTCCGCTACCGCCACTGCTCACCTGAACATTTAATCCCGTCACGAGATTAACGATCGACGGGGAGCCACCCGTGTGGCCGCTACCGTCTCCGCTGGATGCATTGTTAAAACCACTTCCTGCGTTGCCGGAGGAGTTGCTTCCGATATTTACAGACGCCGAGTTTATCACATTATTGCTCATGGTGTTCTGCGCACCATTGTTACTACCGGCCCCACCGGAACCGCTGCCACCACTGCCCGCGCCTAGCGGGGAAGGAGACTCGTCCTTTGATTTGCGTTTTTCTGCTCGCGGCGGAAGAAATGCTACTGGTGACGTTGAGGGTGTATTGCTGGCACCGCCCAGCGATCCTCCATTGTTGGCTGTTCCAAGAACATTTGCACTGGCAGTGAGCGTTGGTAGTTTGGATGCTCCGGTTGCACTTGCCGCGTTCGTCTCGATTAtgcctcctcgtcctcctcgtcctttGGAACCGCCGTTCCTTAACTTACTGTGCATCTGTAGGTACGCAAGTCAAAAATATAGAATAGATTAGATACTGATAAGCTTGTACACCAGTAAACTTTTTTCCCCACAACATTCAATGATTATAAACCAATGAAGACCGTTTGTTTCTTTGCCACCGTTCAAACCCAACACAAAATTATCTTTAAATTTGCCTACCGAGCTACGAGTCTCCGTGAAATTGCTAAGATCGTTCGTTGGCAGCAAAGCTGAGCTTCGACCTCTTTTGCCTCGTCCTTTCGGTGTCCTAGAGTCCAATTCCTCGGTCGGAGAATCACAAAACctaagaaaaataaaccatttaatggataatttaatttattttgtttggcaTTGTAATACGCAAAACATACCTCGGAGGCGCCCAATCATGTTTGGTGCAATCAATCAACGTTCCAACGTAAGTTTTTCCCCGCCAAGTAACGTTCACCACTAGAACGCCACCCTCCGTTTCATGCCATACGATACCCTCCAGCGTGACAGATGTGCCCGGTTCGCAGGGACCCAAACAGTCCGGCTCCGTTATCGTGCCGACGGACGTGCCAACACACACGTCTACCATTTCCTTCTTGTCGCCCTTGTGACGCTTTGCGGGGGGCGGGCTTGAACCACTTTTATCGTCGTGCGTTGACAGAGCCGCCGAGAGATTGGGCGATGATGCGGTACTACCCGAGAACATTCCTAGAACGAAAAGAAATGCAAGATTGGTTAGTTGTCATGTATCATTAACCTGGCGGCTTCCAAGATTTCCCATACCCATCACGTTTGCCGTACCCGTTCCGGATCCTTCGCTAGCGGTTCCAGCCATGGAGCCAGCCTGCAATTGAGCTTTCAGCACGCCGGTAGCACCGGTATGGATGTTGTTCGCATTGCAAATGTTGCCTGTTCCTGTACCGGCTATACTACTGCTGCTATTGGTATTATTTCCTCCGGAATTATGTGTTCCTGCGTTTGCTACATTTAGATTCAATAGCTAAAATTTTTATGTGAAGTAAAATAAAGCGTTATAATGGACAGACATCATTAATAGATGATCATATGTTATGCAATTAGTTTTACCTTATTGATATCCTTTCCCAGTACCGGTGGACCAGGAGCGTTCGGAGTGCTTGTATTGCTTCCTGCGTTCGTACCCGTACCAACACTGGAATGACAAAATGAAAGCAAGAACAAATTTGTAAATAGTTTGCTAATGCACCAGAACACACAAATATAAGGGGAATTTTGTAGCAAATTTAAATAGTATGTACATTCGTTCAAATGTAAATATGATCCAAAACCATATTAGAAATGTTTCAAGCAGCAGTGGAGGATGTGCGCAgttgtgtttgaatgtgttaatACGATTGTCGTTTTCAAAAATCCCGAGTTTCGAAATTTACCTTAAACTTCCCGGAATGATGCCTCCCGCGCCTAATCGATGTGATGCGCCGAGGGATATGTTTCCGCCACCGCCAAGATCGCCACTATTGCTTCCAGGCTTGGCATAAATGCACGATGCACTTGAGcacggctgctgctgtagtAACCCGTTGACTTGTGCATCATGATTGACGACGCATACGCAGCCACTGCTCGTCGCGGATCGACTATTATTCAACCCGCTCGAACCAATGCTGCCATCCACGGAGCCACCGGCAGCCCCCGATGCTCCTTGATGCTGCTCGTTTTTGTCACGCTGATTGTGGTGTGTGGTTTTATCTTTCCCCTTGTCTCTCCTGTGACTACTGCTACCACGCTTGTTTGAACTCTGTGCcggttgttgctggtgctgctgatgctgctgctgggactgttgctgctgagaGGTAAGCATACCGGAgctcagctgctgctgctgggcatTGCTGTTGCCGCCCGTGTTGCTGCTACTCCCAATCGTTCCACTGTTGGTGGACTGTGATGAGTGTTTTTTGCCGGAGTTACCCAGAACGATACTTCCACCGCTAATGCTAGTGCTGCTCCCACTGCCGCCTCCACTATTACCGGCCGTGTTGCCACTGTTACTCAGCGCCACATTGCCACTGTTACTCCCGTTGGAAGCGTTACTGTTAACGAGCGCATTGGCACAGTTTACTCCCGTGCCGCTGCCCGAATGTCCGCTGGCTGTTGCATTCAACCCAGAGCTCAGCACTCCTCCAATTCCGCTTCCAACAACGCCACCCACTCCGGAGATCGTTCCTCCGCCTCCAGCTATACCCGTACTGTCGGAATCAGTCGTTAAATGGCCACCCGCTGAAGCACCGCTGTTGGCGTTCAGTGGTGTGCCTGCCATAGTACCAGCACTCGTCAATGATCCGGTGCCTACCAAGGCCGATGTGGTCATGCCAGTAACACCGGTCGTGCTGGTAAGCGCGGTAGACGCTCCGATACCACCGGTGCCGACACCCGCAccacccccaccaccaccagtacTTAACGTGGCCGTTGTGGCTGTGGTGCCGTTTTGATCGGACTTGACAATCTCGTGCTTTGCTTCGGACGTTTTCGTGCCCGGCTTCGTGCGCTTGATCTTCATCTTTAGCCCCTTATCCAGGGTTGCTTGGTGGTCAACGGACAGTTTGGTCGTTGACTTGCTACCCGAGCTGCTGGTGGTCGAAGACATTGTTGTGGTATTGCTGTTGCTACTATTACCACCGCTACTGCCGCTGCTTCCAACCACCCCGGGCACACTGCTGGCGCTAGCGGATGGTACGCTCTGTTTACTGCGACCGCTGCTCCCTACGAGCGTATGCGTATCGCCACGGGAACCAGCACTATCAATAGTATCGATACCCGGATGGGATCTTATTCCCTGCCCTGCTGCAGATACTGGCGCACTGCCCACTGTAACGGGGTTGACAGGCAATGCCGGTGTAGCTGAGCTACTGGTAGAAGAATTACTGGTGGTACGAGTTCTACCCTGCGTCTCACCGACTTTCTCTCCTGGGCTCGTACTCGTGCTGGTATTacttccaccaccactactgctactgctgctgccgctgttgctgccgctgccgctgctgctgctgctgctgctgctactaccgctcagctgctgttgttgctgctgtttatgacgatgatggtgatgatgatggtggtggtgatgatggtgatggtgatgatgatgtcccTTTGAGCTACTGCTACCACCAGAGCTGGCAGTGTTTCCTGCTCCGCTTCCTCCTGCTGAGCTTTTTTCTCTGGTATCACTGGAACAACTGACTGCGCCGGATTTGCTACCCTTTCCCGAACTATTGCCACTGCGTGACTGACCGCTGTGAGTAGTCACTCGCGTAATTGCTGACGCGgactcaccaccaccactggtTGATAGAAACTGCAGCACACCACCAACTGTAgtcgaactgctgctgctgctgctgctgctactactggaTTGCGGTTGactctgctgttgctgttgttgctgctgctgctgctgctgctgtctctgttgctgctgatgctggttTGCACCAGTCTTTTCAATGTCCGCGTCTAAATCGATTATCAAATCTCCGATACCGACGTCCCACTCGTTATCGTCGTCAAAGTTGGAGTCTTTTATATCCGCTCCGGACGACGTCGCTGGTGAGGAGGAGGGTGCAACAGTCGGCACCACGCCAACAGCACCGGTTGCCGCTGCTATCGGGTTATAGCTCCCCCGGTCGGAATCGGCGGACGCCGGCCGATCTACGGACCCCGAATGGTGCTGAAGACGCTGCGGGTGAATGATCGCCGCCACGTGCGCTGCTATCGGTTGGTTGCCCTTACTGCCGCTAAATTTATCGCCGCTGCCACTGGCAGCGTTGCTGTCACTGCCAATACTGCTCTTACTACCGCTAAGACTAATAATGTTGcttctactactgctactaccgCTAGTGCTGTTGCCTCGagtgctgttgctgtggctgttggcgccgccgctgctgctgctgctgctgctaccgctacTTGTTAGATTATTAGCTCTTTCGTTATTGCTATCAGTTCCTTGATTCATTAAGACCACCTTGTTTTGgtggtggctgctgctgttcgcctCGTTGCGACTCATTGAATCCATGCAGTGAAAGAGTGCGGGGCTTCCGCCACCAGCGGGCCCATCAACAATCTTTGCCACCGGTTTGGTCGGGTCACGTTAGCGGTGGCGTCAAAAAGCAGAGATAACGCAGAGCTGCTGGGTGCTTTACGGACAAATTGTTCCTGCACGTCCACCGGCGATTCGGTCGTTCTTTGGAAGTTTTGTTCGCTTAAATCGCCTTTCGTTGTTGAACAGTCTGCGCGGGAAATCGGGAcgaacgatgacgacgacgatgatgttGGAGCAATAGAGCACGGGTAACGAGGACAACTATGATAGCCGACTACTGTTTGGCAAAGATTGCAGTTTTCTAGCAGTTGCACAATAGTTTCGAAGGGCCACGGCCCTTGGGCCAGCAATACCATTTTAATCTACAAattaagaaaagaagaaacaaaataatacatcATTCATTAGTTAAGTATTTAAACAGCAATTAATTAGTAGCAACGGTATTAATTCCATCAGTTAACATAACGTTACCATTACTATCTCTTCTAACACTTTTACACTATTGCACATGTTCATTTAtatatttgtatgttttaaccctttttgctttcaaccgtattaattttaaaactaaatTCATGATCTTCATTCGTTAGCACGTCACAGTCTGTAACAAAACTCTCTAATAGTTTCGCGATTTAGATAAATGGTTTAATGCGCACTAACCAATTATCTGTTTGTAGCAATTAGTTTTATAAACCGTACCAGAACAGAATTAATGTTTAATACCATTCTAGATTAATTGTAGCTACTGATTGGTATGCGCATCATGAAACGTAAGTGACTAATTCATTCTTCCATCATCTTGTTCCCTCCCTGTCGATCAGCATAATTATGTCGCACTATGTAACATAATGATTAACCGTGAATGCATGCGTAACTCTCATCATCGCGGAAAGTTGAGCACAGCAGGACTGGATGGACGCGTATTAGTAatgacaaacacacagcagcaccaccttccgcacacacgcactcatACGCAAAGCTCGCATTTTCATCCATGCCACACGGCGGTGCGGTGAAAATTCATGCATCTTCCATGTTCGCAAACACGCAGCGCAGCAATGTTCTGCCGCTCATTCTGCGTGGAAATGTCTCCGATTAACCACAATTGCGGAAGGGACCGGGTAGGTTGAATCTCGGCCGAACAGGCATCTCAAAATAATGATGGTTTGTCGTTCAGTGGCGGAGTAGAAAAAAATCCTATCCATCCATCTCTACACCACAGCGGTCGTCGGGTCAGACCCTTTACAGGATACGCAGAGGAGGCTTACAGAAAACGTAGCATAAAACAGTGCTTTTCTGTCATGCACACATCTACACAGGATGGTCCCAACACTACTTCGTGTCCCCGCGGTATTATCGCGTAGCGGAACCCATCGCCCGTGCATGCTATACCGCATcataccactactactactactgctgttgctgctactgctgctgttcgagctgctgcttgctgctgcaaaacaacgcacatacacacacgcgcacacagctATGCTCGCACCTATCAATCTCGCCTGCTCTTTCCCgtgctcgctctctttctctcccgcCCTGCTGCGCGCTGCTCTTTCTTCTTCGCTCTTCGTGAcaacttttttctttttcaaccAACTTCCATTTGTGcgtagcaaacaaacaacattagAATTGCCAGTCCCCCCTTTCTTCAAACACCAAcaccgctgtgtgtgtgtgtgtgtgtgtgcggggctGGATTGGACGAACACTGGCCGAAAAATCACGCACGCTTGCCAATTGCAAAAACACTCAAGCCGAAAGGGCAGCGCTTAAGAACGATCCCATACTTATTAATTACAGCCGAACGCACAGACTTTGGGGCCGAACAATTTGCCGTGATTTTCTTGCTGTCAGAGGCAGAGTGGCGGCAGGAAGTGAGGAGGCCCCCTTTCTACGCAAAGGAGacaaccgcaca comes from the Anopheles coluzzii chromosome 2, AcolN3, whole genome shotgun sequence genome and includes:
- the LOC120953589 gene encoding mucin-19-like isoform X1 yields the protein MDSMSRNEANSSSHHQNKVVLMNQGTDSNNERANNLTSSGSSSSSSSGGANSHSNSTRGNSTSGSSSSRSNIISLSGSKSSIGSDSNAASGSGDKFSGSKGNQPIAAHVAAIIHPQRLQHHSGSVDRPASADSDRGSYNPIAAATGAVGVVPTVAPSSSPATSSGADIKDSNFDDDNEWDVGIGDLIIDLDADIEKTGANQHQQQQRQQQQQQQQQQQQQSQPQSSSSSSSSSSSSTTVGGVLQFLSTSGGGESASAITRVTTHSGQSRSGNSSGKGSKSGAVSCSSDTREKSSAGGSGAGNTASSGGSSSSKGHHHHHHHHHHHHHHHHHRHKQQQQQQLSGSSSSSSSSSGSGSNSGSSSSSSGGGSNTSTSTSPGEKVGETQGRTRTTSNSSTSSSATPALPVNPVTVGSAPVSAAGQGIRSHPGIDTIDSAGSRGDTHTLVGSSGRSKQSVPSASASSVPGVVGSSGSSGGNSSNSNTTTMSSTTSSSGSKSTTKLSVDHQATLDKGLKMKIKRTKPGTKTSEAKHEIVKSDQNGTTATTATLSTGGGGGGAGVGTGGIGASTALTSTTGVTGMTTSALVGTGSLTSAGTMAGTPLNANSGASAGGHLTTDSDSTGIAGGGGTISGVGGVVGSGIGGVLSSGLNATASGHSGSGTGVNCANALVNSNASNGSNSGNVALSNSGNTAGNSGGGSGSSTSISGGSIVLGNSGKKHSSQSTNSGTIGSSSNTGGNSNAQQQQLSSGMLTSQQQQSQQQHQQHQQQPAQSSNKRGSSSHRRDKGKDKTTHHNQRDKNEQHQGASGAAGGSVDGSIGSSGLNNSRSATSSGCVCVVNHDAQVNGLLQQQPCSSASCIYAKPGSNSGDLGGGGNISLGASHRLGAGGIIPGSLSVGTGTNAGSNTSTPNAPGPPVLGKDINKLLNLNVANAGTHNSGGNNTNSSSSIAGTGTGNICNANNIHTGATGVLKAQLQAGSMAGTASEGSGTGTANVMGMFSGSTASSPNLSAALSTHDDKSGSSPPPAKRHKGDKKEMVDVCVGTSVGTITEPDCLGPCEPGTSVTLEGIVWHETEGGVLVVNVTWRGKTYVGTLIDCTKHDWAPPRFCDSPTEELDSRTPKGRGKRGRSSALLPTNDLSNFTETRSSMHSKLRNGGSKGRGGRGGIIETNAASATGASKLPTLTASANVLGTANNGGSLGGASNTPSTSPVAFLPPRAEKRKSKDESPSPLGAGSGGSGSGGAGSNNGAQNTMSNNVINSASVNIGSNSSGNAGSGFNNASSGDGSGHTGGSPSIVNLVTGLNVQVSSGGSGTAGGSACKKAKSSTAACAISPVLLECPEQDCSKKYKHANGLKYHQSHAHAGSASSMDEDSLQAPESPQRIAPSPTTNNTAPSPLSVAVGASTALPTAAAGGSSATGNNSELVLALSTTTGGSGSSSAIATSSSTPSPSQSVSGSASCISTMSSQLSQQNLASKQSLGPNNSNTINNGNSGGGGVNSQDTTGMLLHQSSSADQMSTSGVTAGTVGTNEPQDPDRHGASGGPEAPTDGGSATLNDEESNLTTTGVMNASSAAGSVAIPRSPAVGMGMLSTAPTTPSTPVDAHKTPHGFAKQKKSRKSPGPSTNAEFDPMAASAGNRTEDVQSPAYSDISDDSTPVTDATDLPMGAGEKSKGSHMAENTRKANDTPAESVNNASNSNPSTSGPLGPLSSYGLYPYYAGLPHQQPPPPPPPGGPYFPTAADLGSNKPPPPPPIGPVPLPHGVATSIAPSAVSAAGGPLEYSKNKEPPLDLMNKPNNTGPPQHPLHQPQPPSSGLPPPPSLASAGPPTGPEGVRTPGGLMLNPSATAGLPSLAGAADVKDGSILSAGPPPPPGGKVLSHYYPYGYVPPGYNYPGLDAGYGQLSVISDESKHSPVITVKEERLKESQSPSEYSKLGASPLMASKLIKSESTKDIKTEPGLSGSGGGSLHGPGIHPKDPQQAGPNQQPPSLPPQSLGPYGSMFRHGLGVGPPPGGPPPSHIPASREEDLRRMFSYTDQRRVGGNPPPSGHPGGPPGLPPGLNPKDEPHSPSSHGQSQQQSGLHGQSLPGSGKGSKSSSGQTGSSSSSGGGSSKGMGKGSDSGSGSIKQEDKESAMKIKQQQQQQEGQKPTMETQGPPPPPTSQYYSPSLYMSASPFGFDPNHQMYRQMLVSTAPYSAPPYHLQIPRFNHPPEDLSRNQSTKALDLLQHHASQYYNSHKIHELSERAMKSPTSNSVKVSVSSPNLSQQPGCQNPNLCIPPPNSSSAGLSLQQQQQQQQQSVAAAQQQSSNSSGGGGGGGSGGGPPPLQQSSQPPSSGNHMQGTTVNSNSGSSGNVNSGNSGASGGPVGANNGSASGNGGNPGDGQGKDHTGGSSSANSQQQSSTGGSSSSGGGNAGARSPPPQRHVHTHHHTHVGLGYPMFQAPYGAVLATPQAAAVTVLSPFQTGPPTK